The Apium graveolens cultivar Ventura chromosome 11, ASM990537v1, whole genome shotgun sequence genome has a window encoding:
- the LOC141695517 gene encoding calcium-binding protein KIC-like translates to MTNGSDDEYEDLLPVMAEKLDVETFVSELCGGFRLLADPATGLITAESLKNNSALLGMEGMSKQDSEAMLKQGDLDGDGSLNETEFCILMVRLSPGIMEDAEAWLHKALHHEIQSLL, encoded by the coding sequence ATGACCAATGGTAGTGATGATGAGTATGAAGATTTGTTACCTGTCATGGCAGAGAAGCTGGACGTGGAGACGTTCGTGTCTGAGTTGTGTGGTGGATTTAGGCTATTAGCTGATCCTGCAACCGGATTGATCACAGCCGAGAGTTTGAAGAACAACTCAGCTCTTCTTGGAATGGAAGGGATGAGCAAACAAGACTCAGAAGCAATGCTTAAACAAGGAGACCTCGACGGAGATGGATCGCTTAATGAAACAGAGTTCTGTATCCTGATGGTGAGGCTTAGTCCTGGCATCATGGAAGATGCTGAGGCATGGCTTCATAAGGCTCTTCACCATGAGATTCAGAGTCTCCTTTGA